One part of the Vicia villosa cultivar HV-30 ecotype Madison, WI linkage group LG6, Vvil1.0, whole genome shotgun sequence genome encodes these proteins:
- the LOC131611280 gene encoding basic leucine zipper 43-like — protein MQTKEFNTQQLNYLLPNSNPSPYPSSCNYTIFQNTLQTSHLYGFNQNPILQDFSPQSSCISNNSTSDEADEQNKGLINERKHRRMISNRESARRSRMRKQKHLDELWSQVVWLRNENHQLLDKLKSFSESHDRVVQENVQLKEQASELRQMVCDMQLHGSCLPLSPLEDVPSMNSPHVESDSSNKTITSSVDLLGL, from the coding sequence ATGCAAACAAAAGAATTTAACACACAACAACTCAATTATTTACTCCCAAATTCCAATCCATCCCCTTATCCATCATCATGCAACTACACCATCTTCCAAAACACACTCCAAACCTCTCATCTCTATGGTTTCAACCAAAACCCTATTCTTCAAGACTTCAGTCCTCAATCCTCATGCATAAGCAACAACTCAACCTCGGACGAAGCGGACGAGCAAAACAAAGGCCTAATCAACGAAAGAAAACATCGAAGAATGATATCGAACCGGGAGTCAGCGCGCCGATCCCGAATGAGGAAACAAAAACACCTTGATGAGCTTTGGTCACAAGTGGTTTGGTTAAGGAATGAGAATCATCAACTACTTGATAAGCTGAAGAGCTTTTCGGAGTCTCATGATAGAGTTGTTCAAGAGAATGTTCAATTGAAAGAACAAGCTTCGGAGCTTCGACAAATGGTTTGTGACATGCAGTTGCATGGTTCTTGTCTTCCTTTGAGTCCTCTTGAAGATGTTCCTAGCATGAACTCTCCTCATGTTGAATCTGattcctcaaacaaaacaatcacAAGTTCTGTTGATTTGTTAGGATTATAA
- the LOC131613258 gene encoding uncharacterized mitochondrial protein AtMg00860-like — MVTEGIILGHKVSSRGLEVDQAKVEVIEKLPPSLNMKGIRSFLGHADFYQRFIKDFSKVAKPLSNLLNKDKSFIFDDACMLAFNDLKEKLSNAPIIIAPIWSFCNAQLDRVLEQFGVKHKVPTHKRTVKSRDKKKYGKNSFKL, encoded by the coding sequence ATGGTGACGGAAGGCATTATTCtaggccacaaggtttcttcaagagGCCTTGAGGTGGATCAAGCTAAAGTTGAAGTGATAGAGAAGTTGCCTCCTTCTTTGAACATGAAAGGGATTAGAAGCTTTTTGGGGCATGCCGACTTCTACCAAAGATTTATCAAAGATTTTTCCAAAGTTGCAAAGCCTTTAAGCAATCTGCTTAACAAAGATAAGTCTTTTATCTTCGATGATGCTTGCATGTTAGCTTTTAatgatttgaaagaaaaattgAGTAATGCACCCATAATCATTGCaccaatttggtctttttgcaatGCACAACTTGACAGGGTGTTGGAACAATTTGGTGTTAAGCATAAGGTTCCCACCCACAAACGAACGGTCAAGTCGAGAGATAAAAAGAAATATGGAAAAAATAGTTTCAAgctctag